A stretch of the Deinococcus sp. YIM 134068 genome encodes the following:
- a CDS encoding CdaR family protein, producing MRAALMGWRRWLEPRYVWRRALHNLPAKLLALLVAVVLWAVATGDRRVNVEQGFDVAVTVRDTTGGRGEGTRAVSGLTPATVRVILSGRPERLGELTGTDVRAVVDVTGVPEGSFTLPVSVETPTGTALRVQRPERVQGFVDTRLSRTLPVTLSVATPPETSVPRYVVTPSEATLRGPGQVVATVRRLVSSPLALGPGDEREASLIALNEDGEAVPGVTTSPTTVTVRRLDTGDLPIKAVRVVLNDPPPGLRVTSVSVQPGTVRLVAAPDLLARLREVAGTVSYREGTYTTPVVLRVPAGAQALETVSARLTVERVTAVEGEEEAVVGADGGE from the coding sequence GTGAGGGCGGCCCTGATGGGGTGGCGGCGCTGGCTGGAGCCGCGCTACGTGTGGCGGCGGGCGCTCCACAACCTGCCCGCCAAGCTCCTCGCGCTCCTTGTGGCGGTGGTGCTGTGGGCGGTGGCGACGGGCGACCGCCGGGTGAATGTAGAGCAGGGCTTCGACGTGGCCGTGACCGTGCGCGACACGACGGGCGGGCGGGGCGAGGGCACCCGCGCGGTCAGCGGCCTGACTCCCGCCACCGTGCGGGTGATCCTCTCCGGGCGTCCGGAGCGGCTTGGGGAACTCACCGGGACCGATGTGCGGGCGGTGGTGGACGTGACCGGCGTGCCGGAGGGCAGCTTTACCCTCCCGGTGAGCGTGGAGACCCCCACGGGCACGGCCCTGCGCGTGCAGCGGCCCGAGCGCGTGCAGGGCTTCGTGGACACCCGCCTGAGCCGCACCCTGCCCGTCACCCTCAGCGTCGCCACCCCCCCTGAGACGAGCGTGCCCCGCTACGTCGTGACCCCCAGCGAGGCGACCCTGCGCGGGCCGGGTCAGGTCGTGGCGACGGTGCGGCGGCTGGTGAGCAGCCCCCTCGCCCTCGGCCCCGGCGACGAGCGCGAGGCCAGCCTGATCGCCCTGAACGAGGACGGCGAGGCCGTGCCCGGCGTCACCACCTCGCCCACCACCGTCACCGTGCGGCGGCTGGACACGGGCGACCTCCCCATCAAGGCCGTCCGCGTGGTCCTGAACGACCCGCCCCCCGGCCTGCGCGTCACCTCGGTCAGCGTGCAGCCGGGCACCGTGCGCCTCGTCGCCGCCCCCGACCTCCTCGCCCGCTTGCGCGAGGTGGCGGGCACCGTCTCCTACCGCGAGGGCACGTACACGACGCCCGTCGTCCTGCGCGTCCCGGCGGGCGCTCAGGCATTGGAGACCGTCAGCGCCCGCCTCACGGTGGAACGTGTCACCGCCGTGGAGGGGGAAGAGGAGGCCGTGGTGGGGGCGGACGGGGGGGAGTAG